The Ostreibacterium oceani region TCTCTGTGTCATTTGATTTTAAAGTTATTTCTTTTATATACCGTACTGCACCGTCAATTTTTAGTGCAGGGTGGGCATTGGCGTTGATAATAATGTCTGAACCTTTCTGCTTATGCAGCAGCTTGGTCAGCTTGGTAATCAGCTGTGATGCTTCTTGCGGTGTCATTTTTTCTCCTAAAATTTAAAAACTATCTTTGATAGCAGCTCTATGCCGTGCTTCCTCATAATCAACCACCCCTTTTTGAACTAGTTCTTTTAGGTGTTGATCTAATGTTTGCATGCCATAACCACGACCAGTTTGTATTGCCGAGTACATTTGCGCGACTTTGTCTTCACGAATGAGGTTTCTGATCGCAGGTGTCCCGACCATAATTTCCCAAGCAGCGGTCCGTCCGCCGCCGATTTTTTTAAGCAGCGATTGTGCCACAACTGCACGAAGAGACTCAGAAAGTATTGAGCGCACTAGCTCTTTTTCTGATCCAGGGAATACGTCAATGATACGGTCAATGGTTTTGGCGGCAGAGCTGGTGTGCAGTGTGCCAAAGACTAAGTGTCCTGTCTCTGCCGCGGTTAACGCCAGGCGGATAGTCTCTAGGTCACGCATCTCACCGACTAGGACGATATCAGGGTCCTCACGCAGCGCAGAGCGTAGCGCATTAGAGAATGACTTAGTGTCACGGTGGACTTCGCGTTGGTTAATCAGACACTTTTTGGACTCGTGGACAAATTCAATGGGGTCTTCGATGGTCAAAATGTGTTCGTTTTTTGTTTCGTTGAGGTGATTTATCATGGCCGCAAGCGTGGTTGACTTACCCGAGCCTGTAGGACCAGTTACAACGATTAATCCTTTGGTCACGTTAATTAGTTCCTTAAAGCTTTCGGGGCAACCAAGCTGCTCTAAGGTTAGGATTTTATCAGGAATGGTCCTAAAAACAGCGGCTAATCCACGGTTTTGCTGAAACACGTTGACACGAAAACGCGCGATGCCTTTGAGCGTGATGGCAAAATCCGCTTCCCAAGTGTCTTCGAAATCACGAATTTGGTCATCGTTCATTATTGTGTAAATCAAATCACGCACTTGCTCGTCGTCTAACGGATCAACGTTGATACGACGGACATCGCCGTCAACGCGAATGAGTGGCGGCAACCCAGCGCTGATATGAAGGTCAGAAGAACCTTGCTGGTAAGAAAACTTTAATATCTCTTCTAGTTTCATGGTGCTATCCCTACTTTTAGTTTGTTCATTCAATATGTCTAAATTAAGGGATATAATACTTTATTTAGAGAAAAATCTCACCTCAAAATGTAAATTTTGTTAAATTGGCTTAAGTTATTGCCCCGTTTTATGGTCTCGTTTTAGTGTCTAAACGATAGACTAGTTCCATGGTCTATTTTGCTAAACGGTTTAACTTTGCTATCCTAGATGAAATAATTAGACAAAGATAAATTAAATGATTACTGAACGGTTAGCACAGCTACAATCCGATATAGCAAAAATTAGTGAGCAAAATAGCCAAACACGGCCACTGCTGCTAGCGGTCAGCAAGTGTCAGCCCGTTGCAAGAATACGCGAAGCAGTTGCCGCGGGGCAGTACCATTTTGGCGAAAACTATCTGCAAGAAGCCATCGATAAGCAAGCCATTATTTCAAATGCGAATATCGTTTGGCATTATATCGGTGCGATTCAATCGAATAAAACCAAAAAAATCGCGGCGCATTTTGATTGGGTACACACCGTCTCGGATATAAAAACCGCAAAACGGCTGTCTGGACAAAGACCAGAAGGACAGCCTGCACTACAAATTTGCTTGCAAATTAATATTGATAATGAAGCCAGCAAAGCAGGTATTTTGCCTGATAAGGCAGCGATATTGACTGTGGTAAAAGCGGTTTCAGCGTTGCCGAATATTCAGTTACGCGGGTTGATGTGTATTCCTGCGCCCAAGACAACACCCGAAGCAGAACGCGCGACGTTTGAGCAAATGCAGGCCTTGTTAGGTTGGCTACAGTCTGAGGGATACCCACTCGATACCTTATCGATGGGCATGAGTGATGATATGGCGAGCGCGATTGCTTGCGGGGCAACGATTGTACGGGTGGGGACGGCGATATTTGGTGCGCGGTCTGCGGCATAACGAACAAACAAAAGGGGTATCATATGGAAAATAAAGCAATAAATAGCGCTTATCAATACGCGTTTATCGGTGCAGGTAACATGGCGCAGGCAATGATGGCGGGTTTGATTCGCCAAGGTCTAGCGCCAGCGCGTATTATCGCCAGCACGAAAACCGTCGCGTCAAGTGAGAAATTAACGGCCTCATTTGGTGTGAAGGCCGTGCAGGACAATAGCCTTTGTTTGGACGCTGATACAATTATCCTAGCCGTTAAACCACAAGTACTAAAAGCGGTATTAAATGAAATAGATCGGCAGAAATTACAAGAAAAACTGGTTATTACTGTTATTGCTGGTATTCCAGCGGCGTTTTATTATGACTTGATTGGTAGTCGCTTGCGGTTAGTGCGTTTAATGCCGAATACGCCTTCGCTGATTGAGGCGGGGATGACAGGCGCGTTTGCTGGGGAGAACTGTTCTGCCGATGACAGAGAGACGGCAAAGACATTATTACAAGGTATCGGGCAGTGTCTATGGGTACAAACGGAGCAAGGTATTGATTATGTCAATGCGATTTCAGGCTCAGGGCCTGCGTATTTTTATTATTTTATTCAGTGTATTGCAAAGAAAGGTGAGGCGTTGGGGCTGTCTTACGAAGACGCAGAGACGTTGGCAATACAGACTGCATTAGGGACTAGCCAATTGTGCTTAGAACAATCAGATGGCAACCCCGAGCGGTTACAGTCGTTAATTGACCAAGTGACGTCTAAGGGGGGGACAACCATAGAGGCCATTGATTCATTTAAACGCAATAATCTATCGGCAATAGTGGATGAGGCGATTCAGGCGTGCTATGACCGCGCACTGGCGATTGGCGAAACGTATACGAAATAGACCAAGGAATAGACCGATTAACTACGGGGTTAATTACGACGGGATTAATCGCGGGGTTAATCACGGGATTAATCACGATTTAACCAAGTTCTTACCAGATAAATGACGAGATAAGGTAAAATAGCCCCATAGGTGGTGAAGTAGTATACTAAATAGCATACTAGGTACTATGCCAAGCACTATGCAGTTGTAACAATAAAAGCAAGCAGGTTAACATCGATGACAACACAACAAATTTTACTGATAATAATAGCCGTGGTGCAAATTACCTTGATATTGCGATTCCACTTAGAGTGGAGCAAAGTCGATGCCTTTATGCAGCCAGCAGCCACAATACGCAAGCTGACTAACCCGTTGGTGTTGCCTGTCAAAAAGCAATTGCCTTATGCGGTAAAGCCTTGGGCGGCGATTATTATTGCAATTGTGTTGACTTTATTAGCTTTTTTTCTTTTTTATTCAGATAGTGTGATGGTTTTGGTCGTTGGCTCGGTCTTAACGCTATGCAAAAATTGGATGCTATTTTTAAAGTACGGCATTTTCCTTTATGTCATTGGGTCTTGGTTGCAGATGCGCGAGTTTGCAAGAGCTAATTATTTTTTAGACCAAATTTTCGCCCCCGTTTTACGCCCGATTAGACGCATTATACCGCCTTTGGGGGGATTGGATTTTTCGGCAATTGTCTTGTTAATTGGGTTGACGATTGCGCAGGCTCAGCTTAATATGCTGGGTGCTTTTCTGTTGTCGCGGTTAGGTCAATAATTATTTTTATGCAATGGTTTGTTTTTTCTTGTATTATTTCGGGAGTTGATGGGTGATGAAGTATCCACAAACATTTGATGTCATTGTTGTTGGTGGCGGACACGCAGGCACCGAAGCAGCGGCGGCCGCCGCACGAATGGGTGCCAGTACGTTGCTATTGACGCAAAATATCGAAACCCTAGGCATGATGAGCTGTAACCCTGCGATTGGCGGCATTGGCAAAGGTCATCTGGTCAAAGAAATTGATGCGCTCGATGGCTTAATGGCGCGCGCCGCTGACCGCGCAGGCATACAATTTCGCACGCTAAATTCAAGGAAAGGTCCAGCGGTTCGTGCTACGCGTGCCCAAGCCGATAGGCAGCTTTATCGCATGGCGATTCGTCAAATGCTTGGCGAGCTGCCGAATTTAACCCTGTTTCAGTCGATGGCAGCAGGCTTATTGTTAGCAGGCGAGCGCGTTATCGGTGTGACATCGCAGCAAGGCATTGCGTTTCATGGAAAAACAGTCGTTGTGACTGCTGGGACGTTCTTGGGCGGGCGCATCCATGTGGGGTTAAACAATTATCAAGGGGGGCGTGCAGGCGATGCCGCCTCGCTAGAATTATCCAGTGCATTACGCGATTTGCCTTTTACTGTCGGGCGACTAAAGACGGGTACGCCTCCACGAATTGACGCCAATAGCATTGATTTTACACAGTGCCAAGTGCAGCCAGGTGATTCACCAAGACCTGTGTTTTCATTTATGGG contains the following coding sequences:
- a CDS encoding type IV pilus twitching motility protein PilT, whose translation is MKLEEILKFSYQQGSSDLHISAGLPPLIRVDGDVRRINVDPLDDEQVRDLIYTIMNDDQIRDFEDTWEADFAITLKGIARFRVNVFQQNRGLAAVFRTIPDKILTLEQLGCPESFKELINVTKGLIVVTGPTGSGKSTTLAAMINHLNETKNEHILTIEDPIEFVHESKKCLINQREVHRDTKSFSNALRSALREDPDIVLVGEMRDLETIRLALTAAETGHLVFGTLHTSSAAKTIDRIIDVFPGSEKELVRSILSESLRAVVAQSLLKKIGGGRTAAWEIMVGTPAIRNLIREDKVAQMYSAIQTGRGYGMQTLDQHLKELVQKGVVDYEEARHRAAIKDSF
- a CDS encoding YggS family pyridoxal phosphate-dependent enzyme, encoding MITERLAQLQSDIAKISEQNSQTRPLLLAVSKCQPVARIREAVAAGQYHFGENYLQEAIDKQAIISNANIVWHYIGAIQSNKTKKIAAHFDWVHTVSDIKTAKRLSGQRPEGQPALQICLQINIDNEASKAGILPDKAAILTVVKAVSALPNIQLRGLMCIPAPKTTPEAERATFEQMQALLGWLQSEGYPLDTLSMGMSDDMASAIACGATIVRVGTAIFGARSAA
- the proC gene encoding pyrroline-5-carboxylate reductase; its protein translation is MENKAINSAYQYAFIGAGNMAQAMMAGLIRQGLAPARIIASTKTVASSEKLTASFGVKAVQDNSLCLDADTIILAVKPQVLKAVLNEIDRQKLQEKLVITVIAGIPAAFYYDLIGSRLRLVRLMPNTPSLIEAGMTGAFAGENCSADDRETAKTLLQGIGQCLWVQTEQGIDYVNAISGSGPAYFYYFIQCIAKKGEALGLSYEDAETLAIQTALGTSQLCLEQSDGNPERLQSLIDQVTSKGGTTIEAIDSFKRNNLSAIVDEAIQACYDRALAIGETYTK
- a CDS encoding YggT family protein, with product MTTQQILLIIIAVVQITLILRFHLEWSKVDAFMQPAATIRKLTNPLVLPVKKQLPYAVKPWAAIIIAIVLTLLAFFLFYSDSVMVLVVGSVLTLCKNWMLFLKYGIFLYVIGSWLQMREFARANYFLDQIFAPVLRPIRRIIPPLGGLDFSAIVLLIGLTIAQAQLNMLGAFLLSRLGQ